The following are from one region of the Arthrobacter sp. KBS0703 genome:
- the rimP gene encoding ribosome maturation factor RimP, translating into MSNAEATASSDRTDAGRAEPAAVHNPEAERLRALLEPAVLANRLYLEDVAINIAGSNRVVNVVVDLPQEETGGVSLDVIADISKELSDILDGDPSTDSRPYDLEVSSPGVGRPLTEPRHWHRARGRMVSVKVIQGENVTGRIQSVDESGVTLVPEIAVKKGMKPKQGDPVKLPFDKIRSGKVEIEFSHLDEAGLENEHNGPSEEA; encoded by the coding sequence ATCAGACCGGACCGACGCGGGAAGGGCTGAACCCGCGGCAGTCCACAATCCCGAGGCTGAACGCCTCCGGGCCTTGCTTGAGCCCGCGGTTTTGGCGAACCGGCTCTACCTGGAGGATGTTGCCATCAACATCGCAGGCTCCAACCGCGTGGTCAACGTGGTGGTGGACCTGCCGCAGGAAGAAACCGGCGGGGTCAGCCTTGATGTCATCGCAGACATCTCCAAGGAGCTCTCCGACATCCTGGACGGCGATCCCAGCACCGACAGCCGTCCGTACGACCTTGAAGTCTCCTCGCCCGGCGTGGGCCGCCCCCTGACCGAGCCGCGGCACTGGCACCGCGCCCGTGGACGCATGGTGAGCGTCAAGGTCATCCAGGGCGAGAACGTCACCGGACGGATCCAGTCCGTGGACGAATCCGGAGTGACCCTCGTCCCCGAAATTGCAGTGAAAAAAGGCATGAAGCCGAAACAGGGCGACCCCGTAAAACTTCCTTTCGACAAGATCCGCAGCGGAAAAGTCGAAATTGAGTTCAGCCACCTCGACGAGGCCGGTCTGGAAAATGAACACAATGGACCTTCTGAGGAGGCCTGA